In Fragaria vesca subsp. vesca linkage group LG5, FraVesHawaii_1.0, whole genome shotgun sequence, the genomic stretch TTCGTGTCCCTTCTCTTCGTCAAAATCTTCTTTCCGTTGCTCGTTTCGCCAAAGATAACCTCGTCTTCTTTTTATTCGCTCCTAATTTCTATCAAATTTATTGCTTACGCTCTGGTCGCTTATTGTTTCAGGGCCCATGTAAAGATGGTCTCTATCCGCTTCCTATCTCCGGTTCGTCCTCCTCAGTTCCTTATGCTCTAGCTACCGTGTCCTCTTCTTTGTGGCATCATCGGTTGGGTCATCCGTCGTCATCTGTTTTAAGTCGTCTTGCGTCTTCTCTAGGGTCGAAGTTATCATCTATTTCCTTTTGTAATACATGTGCGCTCAGCAAATCGCACCAATTACCTTTTCTTTCACGTAGTGACTTTGCTCCATCTTTATTTTATCTAATTCATAGTGATGTTTGGATGTCTCCGGTTCCTTCCATTAGTGGCTTTAAATATTATGTTCTCTTTACCGATGAATATTCTCGATATACTTGGATTTATCCTATGCGATGAAAAAATGAAGTCCTCACTCATTTTCAGACGCTTGTTGCCATTATTAAAAATCTTTTTCAGGGGACTGTTAAATATCTTCAAAGTGACAATGGCACTGAATATGTCAATCATGCGTTTTCCGCATTTTGCTCCTCCATGGGAATCCAACAACGCTTTTCTTGTCCACACACCCCTCAACAAAATGGTCTTGCTGAGCGTAAGCATCGTCACATTGTTTCTATGGTTCGATCTCTTCTTCTCACTTCTCATGCTCCACAAGATCTTTGGGTTGAAGCGGCTATCACCGCCGTTTATCTCATTAATTTTTTATCTACTTCCACTCTCAATTGGGAGACTCCCTACTTCCGTCTTTATAAATGTCATCCTTCTTATTCATCTCTTTGTGTCTTTGGTCGTTTGTATTTTCCTCATCTTGGTCCATATGTTTCAAATAAATTGTCGGGTCGTCGTATTGAGTGTGTCTTTATCGGGTATAGTCCTCGTCATAAAGGATATCGTTGTCTTGATCCCTCTTCCAATCGTGTCTACATCTCGAGTCATGTTTTATTTAACGAAACACATTTTCCTTTCAAAGACTTGCAGGTATGCTCAACGAATCCGATTGAGATTGTGCCACTCACCTCTCGTGGCTCTTCAGCCTCTCTGCCAGGCCATTCCTTCGCTCCAGCTCCATTGGGCCTGACCACTTCCCCTGCGGCCCAGACCACTTCTAGTCACCAACAATCAGGCCCCATGGCCCAGTCAAGTTCTTCTGCTTCACAACCTAACTTGACCCAGTCTGGTCCTTCTTCTTCTTCTGCCGTGCTTGATGACACAGCCCTGCCTCTCCCTGACAACCAGCCAACCGACGACCCACCAACTGCCGGTGCTTCCGCCGCTGCCGCCGTCGCCTCACCACCCCCTGATCCGGCACCACAAGGCACCTCTTCTGCTGCCTCCGTCGCTCCTATTTGTGATTCTGTCCACCACATCACTGACTCCTCCACCACCGGCCCGGATCCTCCCACTTCGGCTCAGCCTCCACTTGGTTCCTCTGTTGTCCCTGCCACCAATTCTCACCCCATGACCACCAGATTACGTGATGGCATCTCCAAACCCAAAACTCGAACCGATGGCACTGTGAGGTATCCTATTTCTCATGCTCTTCTCACTGTTCTTGATGCTATGGAACCTACATGCTATTCACAGGCTTCCAAATCCCCCGAGTGGCGCACGGCTATGGCTGATGAGATCAATGCGCTCATGAAAAATCATACTTGGTCTCTTGTTCCTCCATCCTTCTCTCAGAACACAGTTGGTTGTAAATGGGTATTTCGTATCAAACATAACTCTGATGGTTCAATTGATCGTTACAAAGCACGTCTGGTTGCTAAAGGCTTTCACCAACAACAAGGTGTTGATTATGAAGAAACATTCAGTCCTGTTATTAAACCTGCAACCATTCGGACTGTACTTGCTATTGCTGTCTCTCGTGGTTGGTCCTTACGCCAACTCGACGTTAAGAATGCCTTTCTCCATGGCTTCTTAACCGAAGATGTTTACATGACCCAGCCGCCTGGTTTCGTTGATCCAGAACATCCAACATATGTTTGCAAGCTTCATAAAGCCCTCTATGGTCTCAAGCAAGCTCCACGGGCCTGGTTTCATCGCATCAGTACTTTTCTATTATCCGCTGGGTTTCGACAAAGTAAAGCTGATTCCTCTCTGTTCATTTTCCACTATGGGTCACACACAATGTTTTTACTACTTTACGTGGATGATATTGTTGTCACTGGCAGTAACGATCGTCTTGTTCAGAGTTTTGTTGATGCTCTTGGTCGTGGCTTTGACATCAAGGATCTTGGCCCTCTTCATTATTTTCTTGGCCTCCAGGTATCATCCTCTTCTGATGGTCTTCATATTGATCAGTTGAAATATGCACATGACATTCTTCATAAACATAATCTCCTCCTTGTTCAACCGGTGAGTACCCCTCTTTCGGCCAAGGCTTCCCTATCAGCTACTGATGGTGATCTTCTCCCTAATCCTACTTTGTTTCGCGAACTTGTTGGCTCTCTGCAATATCTCACCATCACTCGGCCTGATATAGCCTTTGCTGTCAACTCAGTCGCTCAATTTATGAGCCAGCCTCGTATCCCTCATCTTATTGCAGCCAAACGTATTCTTCGGTATGTCAAAGGTACTCTTGATCATGGTCTATCTTTCCGGCCTCAACGTCAGCCTGTTACTCTTTCTGCTTATTCTGATGCTGACTGGGCTGGTTACCCTGATTCTCGCCGCTCCACTTCCGGCTATTTGGTGTATCTTGGGTCTAATTTGATATCTTGGTGCTCCAAGAAACAACCCACTGTGGCTCGTTCCAGTGCTGAAGCTGAATATCGGTCCCTTGCTCATGCCTCTGCTGAGACGACTTGGTTAGGCTACTTACTCTATGAACTTGGTGCTCACATTCATTTCCCTATCATACTTTATTGTGATAACCTCAGTGCCACTTACATGGCTTCCAATCCTGTCTTTCACGCATGCACCAAACACATTGAACTTGATTATCATTTTGTTCGTGAAAAAGTTGCTTTGGGGAGCCATCGTGTTTGTTTCATTCCTTCTGTGGACCAGCCGACAGATCTTCTTACCAAACCTCTTCATAAGCTTCGTCATCGTCTTTTGTGTACCAAACTTGTTCGTCCAAGGACGCTCAGTTTGCGGGGGGGTGTTAGCGAGATTCTCTCTATGCCTCAAATCAAGTCCTGAATCTTCTAGATTACAGAGTTAGAGTCTGTATATAATTTGTCTAGGTTTATTTCTTGATTACCAAGTCTTGTTGTACTATATATAAACCTACTGTGTAAACAATATTGATCAAGGGAATACAAATTCTACAATATTCCTTCTCAAGAAAACATCATTGAGTCTCATATTCAGTCAGCCTATGTTCCCCATATCGGATCAGAATATCAACAAGCAGATACCAATGATAAAAGAATTCGCTTTTGCTTATGATGATGATTTCAGTAATCTTCCTATGGATCCAGCCTACATTAACTCTGATGAATTCAGCAGCTACATCTTTGGAGACGAGTTCTTGGCGGGAGGGGATGACATTGGTACAACAAATATACTACAAGGCTCCTCATCATTTTCAGCGCTGCTTGAAGATCAGAATCATGAAGTATAGCTGCCTAGATAGAGCTCCTTAGTTAAATTAGTTTGATCTCGGAACAAGAGTTTTGTACAACTGTAAATCATGAAACGAGTTGTTTTGATTATATATTGTTGATTATGTACATTTTAGTGTCATCTACTTCTGATGGCGATTGTAACAGCTGCAGCAGCATACTAAATCAATAAAGCTCATATTTGTTTTCTTAATATTTGGTGTTACTATTTTTGTATGACATTTCATTTGATTTTAAAGCTACTGTATGCATAAGATAAACAACCAAAATTTTAACATTTGGCTTCACTCCAACATCTCCCTCCCCCTCTAGCGCATTGTGTCTTGTTCTTCCATCTCCGGTCTCCCAAAGAGACTTGGACTACCACTTAATGGACTCTTGGATATTAGTTGGGTGTTTTAGCTAGTTTCTTTTTTATTCTTGTAGATGTACTGATATCAAAGACCAATTTTCTAATACCCTACGATATTGTAAACCAATACATGCTCAGTCTAGCTTTTTTGTTAAGAACCTGCACAAATGGATTCTTAAACACACCAACACAATTTCTAACTCAAAATCCACCTTACCTTCATGAGCTTTTGATATATGATCTAGTAGTGGACAAACCATTTGCAAATATCTCAGATCCTCAACCTGGTGAATGATCAATTTGGTTTGCAACAAAAAAAAAACAGATGATTGAATGAATGAATGATCATACAGAGGCAAAAACTTTTGCACCTTGAGAAATTAACAGAACAACCAGCAATCTAAGAAACAAATCTTTGGTAACAAGCACAAAGCAATACAAACAATCTACCGTTGTTATCCACACCAGAACAATGACAAATTGATGATGACTAGAGAAAAGTGAGGGGTCAAGAGAGAGATCTTGCATCTTGATATCCTTAACGCTGTCTCTTATGCGTAAGCACAGGCTTCATATGAAAACACATTATTCAGCGATAAGTTGTTTGAACAGCTACATGCATACCACACAGTTACACAGAAAACATAGCAGCAAACACAAATCTTGGTGCAAGATATTGAACAATTGCACAATCAACAGGGAAAAAAAATTGGGAACTTTGAAATTGAATCAGAAATCCACAAGTTACTAGAGTGACATTTGCTTTATAGCGTTTTCCACTTCAGTACAGCATTTAAATCCTAGGAACTCCATAGTGATTTCTAAAACTAGAATTTATGTATGAGCTCAAGCAATGGTATATCTCCAGGTCAGTTATGCAAAATTCAAAACCATCAAGGATGAAGGAAACGTTTATCTGCCTACTAGTCAAAACTGACTCATAACCTGATAGTTTTAAGCTTATTCACATAAGAACTTAGATTATGTCAATAAATGAAATCTGCAGTCTTAGAACATAGACATGAAATGAATGACTGTTACCTTGTATGGAATAAAAACAGAAGGAAGCAGAACCATAGAAAATTTCTTTCACATTGCAGAACAATGCACCTCAATCTTATAAGACATAAATAAGCATATTTACTTAACAACATGGATTGCTAATCCTTTCTACTTAAATGGCAACTAAAGGACTTCATGTAACCATAAAAGTGAATGAGCAAATGATGATGATGAAGTTTCATGCAAAGATAAGAATGCACCGACTATTAAACATACATGAAAACTGTAGAGGATTCTTAGTCACATTATGTACAATTTCATATTGATTGTCCTTTTGGAGTTCTGGATTACCAGAGAAGAAGCATTTCTTCATCCAAAACCTTAAACAGCAGATTATTTCATGTTGCCATCAAGTTTAACAGAAAAAACATAAAGAAAATGAATATAGAACACCAGAACAAAAGAAACCAAATTAACGCCACAAAATACCAGGATGTCAACAGTCATGATCATAGAGAACAGCACCAAATACCACAGTGAAACTCAATCCTACATGATTTTTCTACTCCAATGTCAACAAGGTCATGAAGATATAACAGAACCATATACCTATCGAAACTCAATCCTATGAGGTGTTTTCCTACTCTTACTGCTTCCCCATACATGAAACCATCCAATCCTTAAGCGGCTGGCATAACATTGATGAAGCAAAGTATCAAGCCTTCACCTTGGAAAAGACAATGTCGAGGACCCTTCTTATCAGAGTTGTTGGATTGTCTTGTAAAACCCGCATCATTTCCCTTGCCTTTGGCCCATTTCCCTTACGTATCATCACCTTCACCAACTCTTTTCCCTCCTCCTCAGCTGCCTTGTCCTCCTTCTTCACAAAACCCACAAACACCACAGTGTAGGTAGCAGCATTGGGCCTCATATCCCTGTCCATGATATCAAGCAAGCACTTCTTGGCATCTCCAATGAAATTGGGGTCATCAATGAGTCCCTTGATTAAAACGGTGTAAGTGTAGCAGTTTAGGGCGACACCAGCAGCTAACATCCCCTGGTATGCCTCTAGAGCATCCTTGTTCTTCCCAAAACTGAAGTAGGTTTCAGTAACGCAGGTATAGAGTACAACTGTGGGAAGTATGCCCCTCTCAACGCTGAGCTTGAACACCTCCTGAGCCTGCTCTACATTGTCATCCTCTAGCAAAGCCGTGTACATCTTCATCGACTCATTATGGAGGAGACCAGGGTTGGTGCGCCACTCCATAAAGACCGTTTGCATGTCCTCATCACTTATGTTGTGCTCCAGATCATCATATATCTTTACTGCAGCCATCGCTTCTATGAAGTGGCCTACTTCAAATTGATAGCGATTTGGTGCAGGGACAAACCCCTTGGCTTTGATCTCTTCAAGGAACTCCCTGGCCTTCGCCTTAGACTCCCGGCAGGAAATGGAATTCAACAGTAAGATGTAGGACCCGGAATTGGGTTTGAATCCCTTAACTAACATTTCCATAAAGTACTTCTTGGCTTCAGAAGATAATTATCCTCAGAACGGTCTACTGCAAGGGCTGTGATGAGCAGGCTGTAACTGCAGGAGGCCGGGGCGACACCAGTGGATATCATGTGCTGAAAGGCCTTGAGAGCAGCCTTGGTCTTCTGTTCAGTGAGGTATACCCCAATAACAAGGGTGTGTACAGCCACATCGGAAAGTACTGCTGCCTCAGAGAGAGCCTTAAGCTCTGCGGGAAAGTCAACCAGGCCAGAATTTGCTATAAACTTGAACAAATGAGCTGCATTTTGATGAAGGGATTTGTAGTCCCGAATCAGGTCAAATTTTACTTGAAACAAAATGTCCCCACAGTCTTTGGTCGCCTCCTTGAAAACCCTCATGGCATATTCCTTTAGAACATCAGCAGAAGAATTGGGGGAACTAGTCTCCGCCATCGATTCGATTGTTAGCTGCAGTTTAGTTGTAGCAGATAGTAAAATCAAATTCAAGGCAAACAACATAATCAGAGCTTAAAGAAACAAAAAGAAATCAAAGCTTGGTGAAATAAGGGTTTATAAGCCAAAGTATAAAAATCAAAACTTTACTAAAATTGAGTGAAGAACAGGTAAAGGGTGTATCTGAAACTGAAAAATCAGAGCTTTCAGAAAGGAAAAAGACCCAAATCAGTGAGCTGTATCTAGGGTTTTCTATTTCAACTCAAACCCCAAAATTGACCACAGCCGGAGTGTAAAAAATCAGAAATTTACTAAATTCCAAGTGCAGAAAAGGAAAGGAAATGAAAGATGAGTGTACTGAACTTGGGTCTTCTACTATTAGAAACAAATGAACATAAACTAGTAGCTACAATGTGAGATACATATATATAGATGAATAAGCTGAGCTAGGGTTTCGAAGAGAAGAAGCGGACTGACCTTTGTGTGATGATTTTGCGACGACGGCAGATCTGCGATTTGGTGGGCAAATGAGAGTTCAGTGGGTATCCACGCCTTCTTGTTTATATCCGTTAAATCCACTCACTTTATTACAAACGGGAGCTTAAAAGGCCTAAAAATCGTCAAAATTCATGTCATGTTTACTCACTTGAAATGATATTGAATAATTACATGTATTTAAGTTCATGCATTTTTCTTATACATGAAGAATCATAATTTGTTATGTCTCACCTCTTTATCAGGTTTCGATTTCTTAATACTCAGAAATTTGATTACAAAAAGGGGAGACGAGTTTACAAACCAACTACCCATAATCAATACCGATTCATTTATTCTTCCATACATGTCTCTGATTCATGATTATTTTTCTTTCAAATAAGTAAACTGTAATCAATGTACTTCTCTACCCTAGTAATGCCACATAACATACATAAATCGAAAACCGGAATGAAGTTATGATGAATTTTCACACTTGGGTCAAACCTAAATATGGATAGTGCCACCAAAAAGAGGCAGAGAGGAAAAAAAAATAAAGTAAAATAAAAACTCTATTCGACTACGTTTTACTAGGAGAGTAAGAGGTTATTGGGGAGAATCTCTATTTTGCAATGAGGTCTTTATAAAGACCATCAGATCAACCAATATAGTATAAAGTCACCTAGTTAATTATGCTCATTGGGATTCCATTTTTGGTAATGATGGCTGGGATATCACAATGTTAGCTTCTGTTGTTCTAGCTAATGTTGTTAACCAAATTATCAATATGCCTACTGGTTTTGAGAATTGTGGGAGTGACACTTTGATTTAGGGAGCTACTACGAATGGTTGCTTTTCGGTTAAGCTTGCTTATAACTCATCCTTTGATTTCTCTAATTCCAACGGATCTCAGTGGAAGCTGATTTGGAAGCTTGACATTCCTTCCAAGCTTAAAACTTTTCTATGGACTATGCTTCATAAGAAACTACTAACTAATGTTCAAAGAGTCACCAGAAGACTTTCCAATGATGTATCATGTCTCATTTGTCACTTTGCTGATGAAACTCTCTTACACTTGTTCAGAGATTGTCCTAGATCTGTTCATATTTGGAGAGCCTTTTCTAAACCGGTTACTATCTCTAATTTTTTCTCTTTGGATTGGATTGGTTGGATTAATGCTTAGTTGCACTGTCATTCTATTAATTGTTAGAGATGGTATAAAATGGTGCAACCTCTTTATCTTTGTTTGCTGGTATATTTGGAAGTGGAGAAACAAGCAGATATTTGATAATAGCTTTGTCATGCCTTTCTGTTTTGACAGTTTAATATGGGATTATGTTGTTGATTGGAAAAAGGCTCAGAATAGAGCTAATGATGCCACTATGTGTAACTACTCTATGCTATCATGGAAAATGCCCCCAACAGGGTTTTAAAAACTTAACATTGATGGTACTCGTGCTTCAAATTCAAAAAAGATTGGTGCATGAGGGATAATTAGAGATCACTGTGATGTTTGGATTGGTGATTTTCAGATTAATCTGGGAGTCGGTGATGTTTTGGATGCTGAAGCCTGGGGCTTATTTTATGGTTTGAGGCTTGTTGTTAAGTTGCAGATCTCAAACTTGGAAGTTGAATCAGATCCTACAATTTTGGTCAATTTGATGCCAAGTTCTAATCTAGCTCTCCGTCCTTTAGGCTCCCTCCTTAATGGTTGTTGTTAGCTCATGTCTAGAATGGAAAATGCTAAGCTCAGTTATATTTTTCGTGAATCTAATATGACTGTTGATGTTTTGGCAAAGAGCAGTATCTCCAATGTTCTAAAAAAAGGCTAGGCGCTAGTCTTACAGACAACCGGTGACTAACGTCTAAACGGGTTAATCGAGGGATTAATCAGGGCTAAATTGGTTTTCTAGCTCTCTAGACGGAAACGGTGAAGCACCGCCTAGCGCCTAGGCGGGGATTAATCAGCTCTAGGCGGGGATTTTTAGAATATTAAGTATCTCCCATGATTTGGGCATCATACGCTTTGAAGACCCCCCTGTGCATGATGCACAAGCCTTTCTTGA encodes the following:
- the LOC101291059 gene encoding pentatricopeptide repeat-containing protein At5g65560-like; this encodes MLVKGFKPNSGSYILLLNSISCRESKAKAREFLEEIKAKGFVPAPNRYQFEVGHFIEAMAAVKIYDDLEHNISDEDMQTVFMEWRTNPGLLHNESMKMYTALLEDDNVEQAQEVFKLSVERGILPTVVLYTCVTETYFSFGKNKDALEAYQGMLAAGVALNCYTYTVLIKGLIDDPNFIGDAKKCLLDIMDRDMRPNAATYTVVFVGFVKKEDKAAEEEGKELVKVMIRKGNGPKAREMMRVLQDNPTTLIRRVLDIVFSKVKA